The following nucleotide sequence is from Catonella massiliensis.
AAGCGCAAAATAACCAGATAACTAATCGCGAACATATATTACTTCTTCTTAAAGAAAATCCTTCATTAACACAAGTTGAGATATCAGAAATGATGAATAAATCTAGGAGAGCAATACAAATGTGGATGAAAGAACTTATTGCTGAAGGAGTAATTGAACGAATTGGCTCGAAGAAAATGGGGTCATGGATTGTAAAATAAAGGAGCAATTTGCCATTTTTATTTCAGGAAGGACAAGTAAAGACAATGAAAAAAATAGCAAAAACAATGCTAAGGCTATTATTATGGATAATAGCAATTATTGTTTTCTTAATTTTGATTTGCTTTGTTTATCATAGGTATAGGCTTACTGTAGAGGAAAAACTAAGAAAGCCATTAGGACAGCTCATTGATATAAATGGGAAAAATATGAGCATATATGTGGAAGGGAGTGGTTCAAAAACACTTGTATTTTTATCGGGGGCTGGAACCTGCTCTCCCATTCTGGACTTTAAGTCGCTATACTCATTGTTAAGTAACAAGTATCGTATCGCTGTTGTTGAAAAGTTTGGATATGGATATAGTGATATTGTCGATGAAGATAGAAATATACAGACTATATTATCTGAAACAAGATTAGCTTTGCATAAAGCAGGAATTGATGGTCCGTATATTTTATGCCCGCATTCTATGTCTGGAATTGAAGCACTTTATTGGGCTCAGGAATACCCAGATGAAATCGAAGCAATCATAGGCTTAGATATGTCTGTACCGGAATGTTACAAGAATATAAAAATAAATCTTTCACTGATGAAACTCGGACAATATGCATCTGCTCTAGGAATTACCAGACTAATTCCTGCACTTTCAGAAAGTGATGCCATAAAGCATGGAACATTGACTGATTATGAAAAGAATGTGTATAGAGCAATTTTTTATAACAGGACTGCAACTGTAACAATGATAAATGAAGCAAAGAGTATTAAGGATAATGCAAGGATTGTAGAGCAAAATGGAGTGCCACAGGTTGATATGTTGTTATTTATTTCTAATGGCACTGGTGGAACTGGTTTTGATAAAGAAATATGGAGAAGGATAACTGAAGAATACATCAAAGAAGTGAAGTCTGGAAGGTATGTAGAATTGGATTGTCCACATTATGTGCATGATTACGAGTATAGAAGAATAAGTAAGGAGATTAAAAACTTTTTGAGTGATTGATATTTATTAGTAATTTGAAGGGGCGGATATGGAGTTACAAATTTAAGTTGCATGTCTAAATACATCGGACTAAGTTGACGCTCCGAATGATAACATTTCAGACTCGCTCCGGCATCCGCTTCGCTTCGCCTAAGCGAGAGCTTAGAATTTATCATTCGGAGCTGGCACCTTAAATTTATACAAATAATAACTATAATGCCAACAAAGGGTAATCACCGAAAATTTTTGTTCAATTTCTCCCTTACATAAGCACTTAAATTATGCTATAATCTTTAGCACTGTTAAAAAAGAGGAGGGAATATGGAAACAAAAGAAAATAAAATGGGAACCATGCCGGTGAAGAGGCTCATTCTTAACATGTCACTTCCTATGATAATATCTATGATGGTGCAGGCGCTCTACAACGTAGTAG
It contains:
- a CDS encoding winged helix-turn-helix transcriptional regulator encodes the protein MERRGSGFKTILDVYEAQERYKEELKPVFYTDGYNFFLTLWNLNYEYNKAQNKAQNKAQNKAQNNQITNREHILLLLKENPSLTQVEISEMMNKSRRAIQMWMKELIAEGVIERIGSKKMGSWIVK
- a CDS encoding alpha/beta hydrolase; translation: MKKIAKTMLRLLLWIIAIIVFLILICFVYHRYRLTVEEKLRKPLGQLIDINGKNMSIYVEGSGSKTLVFLSGAGTCSPILDFKSLYSLLSNKYRIAVVEKFGYGYSDIVDEDRNIQTILSETRLALHKAGIDGPYILCPHSMSGIEALYWAQEYPDEIEAIIGLDMSVPECYKNIKINLSLMKLGQYASALGITRLIPALSESDAIKHGTLTDYEKNVYRAIFYNRTATVTMINEAKSIKDNARIVEQNGVPQVDMLLFISNGTGGTGFDKEIWRRITEEYIKEVKSGRYVELDCPHYVHDYEYRRISKEIKNFLSD